A single genomic interval of Lactococcus sp. S-13 harbors:
- a CDS encoding ABC transporter ATP-binding protein: protein MTKEKVLEVKNLHVNFHTYAGDVKAIRDVSFDLEKGQTLAIVGESGSGKSVTTKTLMGLNAKNAVIPKGELLFKGRNLLDLKEEEWQKIRGNEISMIFQDPMTSLDPTMRIGRQIAEPMLKHNKGMSKDDAMKRALELMQQVGIPDAEQHINDYPHQWSGGMRQRAVIAIALAADPEILIADEPTTALDVTIQAQIMHMMAELQERINSSIVFITHDLGVVAGFAHKVAVMYAGEIVEYGTVEEIFYNPQHPYTWGLLDSMPTVDSSVDRLVSIPGTPPDLLNPPKGDAFAARNKFALAVDFEEEPPYFEVSPTHFAKTWLLDPRAPKVTPSDNILARWKRWEELKGEL from the coding sequence ATGACAAAAGAAAAAGTATTAGAAGTTAAAAATTTGCATGTCAATTTCCACACTTACGCTGGAGATGTGAAAGCGATTCGTGATGTTTCTTTTGATTTGGAAAAAGGACAAACTCTGGCGATTGTTGGTGAGTCTGGTTCTGGTAAGTCTGTAACAACAAAGACTTTGATGGGTTTAAATGCCAAAAATGCTGTGATTCCAAAGGGAGAATTATTGTTCAAGGGGCGTAATCTTCTGGACCTTAAAGAAGAAGAATGGCAAAAAATTCGTGGGAATGAAATTTCGATGATTTTCCAAGATCCGATGACTTCTCTTGACCCAACCATGCGTATTGGTAGACAGATTGCTGAGCCGATGTTGAAACACAACAAAGGGATGAGTAAGGATGATGCGATGAAACGTGCCTTGGAATTGATGCAACAAGTAGGAATTCCAGATGCGGAGCAACACATCAATGATTACCCACACCAATGGTCAGGCGGGATGCGCCAACGGGCTGTTATCGCTATTGCGCTTGCTGCTGATCCTGAAATTTTGATTGCGGATGAGCCTACAACGGCTTTGGACGTTACGATTCAGGCTCAAATCATGCATATGATGGCAGAGTTGCAAGAACGGATTAACTCATCAATCGTGTTTATTACGCACGACCTCGGTGTTGTTGCTGGTTTTGCTCATAAAGTAGCGGTAATGTATGCTGGGGAAATTGTAGAGTACGGAACGGTTGAGGAAATCTTTTATAATCCGCAACATCCTTACACTTGGGGACTTTTGGACTCTATGCCAACGGTTGATTCAAGTGTGGATCGTTTGGTTTCGATTCCAGGGACGCCGCCAGATTTGTTGAATCCGCCTAAGGGAGATGCTTTTGCGGCACGGAATAAATTTGCTTTGGCAGTTGATTTTGAAGAAGAACCTCCTTATTTTGAAGTTTCACCTACTCATTTCGCTAAAACGTGGCTTTTGGATCCACGAGCACCAAAGGTGACGCCTTCTGATAATATCTTGGCGCGCTGGAAACGCTGGGAAGAATTGAAAGGGGAGCTTTGA
- a CDS encoding UDP-N-acetylmuramoyl-tripeptide--D-alanyl-D-alanine ligase, which translates to MKLTIHEIAQVIGAKNDWSQLTNASVNNIEFDSRLITAGDIFLPLHGARDGHDFIPTAFEKGAIMTFSEKTVEQPHLLVENNLKAFQKLAQYYLEKTQVPVVAVTGSNGKTTTKDMIAAVLSKKYKTYKTQGNHNNEIGLPYTVLHMPDDTEKLVLEMGMDHPGDIDFLSKLARPELAVITLIGEAHLEFMGSRENIAKGKMGITAGLHGELIAPADPIINTFIPENQKITRFGASGEELYITKLIEHKDCLTFETNFLNDEISIPVPGKYNATNAMLAAYVGCHYSLSEPEIRSALGQVELTRNRTEWKKAKNGADLLSDVYNANPTAMRLILETFQAIPKNKNGRKIAVLADMLELGPTAVQLHEQVLESLDFTKLDAVYLYGPLMKNLEKVAADKPVSHFSDLKMLTEILSANLQPTDQVLFKGSNSMKLSEVVEKLI; encoded by the coding sequence ATGAAACTCACAATTCACGAAATCGCTCAGGTCATTGGCGCAAAAAATGATTGGTCACAGCTGACAAATGCGTCAGTAAATAATATTGAATTTGACAGCCGTTTAATCACGGCTGGCGACATTTTTTTACCCTTGCATGGTGCGCGCGACGGCCATGATTTTATCCCGACTGCTTTTGAAAAAGGGGCAATCATGACCTTTTCAGAAAAAACAGTTGAGCAGCCTCATCTTTTGGTCGAGAACAATCTCAAAGCTTTCCAAAAACTTGCTCAGTATTATCTTGAGAAAACGCAAGTTCCAGTTGTTGCTGTGACAGGATCGAACGGTAAGACAACGACTAAAGATATGATTGCAGCTGTATTGTCTAAAAAATACAAAACCTATAAAACACAAGGCAATCATAACAACGAAATTGGGCTACCTTATACCGTTTTGCATATGCCGGACGACACAGAAAAATTGGTTTTGGAAATGGGAATGGATCATCCAGGAGACATTGATTTTCTATCAAAGCTCGCCCGACCAGAGCTCGCTGTCATCACACTGATTGGTGAAGCTCACCTCGAATTTATGGGAAGCCGGGAAAATATTGCCAAAGGTAAAATGGGGATTACAGCAGGTCTACACGGCGAATTAATTGCACCTGCTGATCCGATTATCAATACTTTTATTCCAGAAAATCAAAAAATTACGCGATTCGGTGCTTCTGGCGAAGAATTGTACATCACAAAATTGATTGAACACAAAGATTGTTTGACTTTTGAAACTAACTTTTTGAATGACGAAATCAGTATCCCTGTTCCAGGAAAATATAATGCAACGAACGCGATGCTAGCAGCCTATGTTGGCTGCCATTATAGCTTGAGTGAGCCAGAAATTCGCAGTGCTTTAGGACAAGTTGAGCTGACTAGAAATCGCACCGAGTGGAAAAAAGCTAAAAATGGTGCAGACTTGCTCAGTGATGTTTATAATGCCAATCCAACTGCTATGCGCTTGATTTTGGAAACTTTCCAAGCCATTCCTAAAAACAAAAACGGGCGCAAAATTGCTGTGCTTGCTGATATGCTGGAGCTTGGACCAACAGCAGTGCAGCTGCACGAGCAAGTCTTGGAAAGCCTTGATTTTACCAAACTCGATGCGGTTTACCTCTATGGTCCACTGATGAAAAACCTTGAAAAAGTTGCTGCGGATAAGCCCGTCAGTCATTTTTCAGATTTAAAAATGCTGACGGAAATCTTGTCAGCAAATCTTCAACCGACAGACCAAGTCCTATTTAAGGGTTCTAATAGTATGAAACTGTCTGAAGTTGTCGAAAAATTGATTTGA
- a CDS encoding peptide ABC transporter substrate-binding protein has translation MKKRKAVALTTTAVLSGLLLVACGAKESQQKNIQFSVPTDIASLDSTIIVDQYSYDVAGNVEEGLTRVNNKGVPDLALAKSIDVSKDGLTYTINLKSDLKWSNGDKLTAKDFVYAWQRAVDPKTGSEYAYLLGAISKANDIIAGKAAVDSLGVKADSESKLTVTLASPTPYFKFLLSQAVYYPLDQKVVEKYGKQYGTSSDKTVYNGPYMFKKEKAWTGTNKTFSIYANPNYYDKAAVKSKEIDFQVVSNANTGAQLYKQGKLDFTLLSSTDLIEANKKTKGYTTFKQARTDYIEYNQSGKNASSPAAQKALANPNIREAINLATNRSAVVDAALPGSSVATSFTPVGMSKTASGEDFATYAKQGYTYDPAKAKALWKKGMEEVGLSKVTLGLEAAGDLAPSQATANFLQTAYEQNLPGLKINLKLVPFKQRLNDAQNGNFDMVISGWGGDYAEPSTFLQLFTTGQSYNDGKFSSTDYDTAFKQATTVPDVLNPAKVDAHYKAAETFLYQGSYINPIDFQANPALMNPAIKGLDFHSTGLAFDLKTAYIK, from the coding sequence ATGAAAAAGAGAAAAGCAGTAGCTTTGACTACAACCGCCGTCCTATCAGGTTTACTTTTGGTAGCGTGCGGAGCTAAGGAGAGCCAACAAAAAAATATTCAATTTTCAGTTCCAACAGACATTGCCTCATTGGACTCAACGATTATAGTTGACCAGTATTCTTATGATGTGGCAGGGAATGTTGAAGAAGGATTGACACGAGTGAACAACAAAGGGGTTCCAGATTTGGCGTTGGCGAAATCTATTGATGTGTCAAAAGATGGACTGACTTATACGATTAACCTCAAGAGCGATTTAAAATGGTCGAATGGAGATAAGTTGACAGCAAAAGACTTTGTTTATGCTTGGCAACGTGCCGTTGACCCTAAGACTGGTTCAGAATACGCTTACCTTTTGGGAGCTATTTCTAAAGCCAATGATATCATTGCTGGAAAAGCAGCTGTTGATAGCCTAGGTGTCAAAGCTGATAGTGAAAGCAAGTTAACTGTTACGTTGGCGTCACCAACGCCTTATTTCAAATTCCTCCTGTCACAAGCAGTTTACTATCCGCTAGACCAAAAAGTTGTGGAAAAATATGGGAAACAATACGGAACATCATCAGATAAAACCGTTTATAACGGTCCTTATATGTTCAAGAAAGAAAAAGCATGGACAGGCACTAATAAAACCTTCTCAATTTATGCGAATCCAAACTATTATGACAAAGCAGCAGTTAAGTCTAAAGAAATTGATTTTCAAGTGGTTTCGAATGCTAACACAGGAGCTCAACTTTATAAACAAGGGAAACTCGATTTTACGCTGTTGTCTAGTACAGACTTGATTGAAGCTAATAAGAAAACTAAAGGCTACACGACTTTTAAACAAGCCCGGACGGATTACATTGAATACAATCAATCTGGTAAAAATGCCTCTAGCCCCGCTGCGCAAAAAGCACTGGCCAACCCAAATATCCGTGAAGCAATCAATTTGGCGACTAACCGTTCAGCTGTCGTCGATGCTGCTCTGCCAGGTTCTAGTGTTGCCACGAGCTTCACCCCAGTTGGAATGAGCAAAACAGCAAGTGGGGAAGATTTTGCGACTTACGCAAAACAGGGCTATACTTACGATCCAGCAAAAGCGAAAGCACTTTGGAAAAAAGGTATGGAGGAAGTTGGCTTGAGTAAAGTTACACTTGGTCTTGAAGCAGCAGGAGACCTAGCGCCTTCACAAGCAACTGCGAATTTCTTGCAGACGGCCTATGAGCAAAATCTACCAGGATTGAAAATCAATTTGAAACTTGTGCCTTTTAAACAACGTCTCAATGATGCACAAAATGGTAATTTCGATATGGTAATTTCAGGTTGGGGCGGTGATTACGCTGAACCTTCAACTTTCTTGCAACTTTTCACCACAGGGCAATCTTACAATGATGGGAAATTTTCAAGTACCGATTATGATACAGCATTTAAACAAGCAACAACAGTTCCAGACGTCTTGAATCCAGCGAAAGTTGATGCGCATTACAAAGCTGCAGAAACGTTCCTCTATCAAGGTTCTTATATTAATCCGATTGATTTTCAAGCTAACCCAGCTTTAATGAATCCAGCAATCAAAGGACTTGATTTCCATTCTACAGGCCTAGCTTTTGATTTAAAAACAGCTTATATTAAATAA
- a CDS encoding D-alanine--D-alanine ligase → MSKETLILLYGGRSAEHEVSVLSAESVMRAVNYERFIVKTYFITKSGDFVKTQEFTELPAADEKLMSNDQAAAEPKISPAAIYEKDAVVFPVLHGPMGEDGSIQGFLEILRLAYVGPNILSASSTMDKLLAKHVFEAVGVPQVPYVAAFADENQAEIAEEVVEKLEFPVFVKPANMGSSVGISKVDDLTGLEPALLEAYKYDNRVVIEQGVDAREIECAVLGNGGEVAATLPGEVVKDVAFYDYNSKYIDNKIQMDIPAKIPADLAQKIQDFATQAYKAVNGAGLSRCDFFVTKNGNVYLNEINAIPGFTQWSMYPLLWENMGLSYSDLIEKLVDLAKSAFEIREAHLA, encoded by the coding sequence ATGTCAAAAGAAACATTAATTTTGTTATATGGTGGTCGTTCAGCTGAACATGAGGTTTCTGTTCTGTCTGCAGAATCAGTGATGCGTGCGGTCAATTATGAACGTTTTATAGTTAAAACTTATTTCATTACCAAATCAGGCGATTTTGTAAAAACGCAAGAATTTACAGAATTACCAGCAGCCGATGAAAAATTGATGTCTAATGATCAAGCAGCTGCTGAACCAAAAATTTCACCAGCGGCAATTTATGAAAAAGATGCGGTCGTTTTCCCAGTGTTGCATGGCCCAATGGGAGAAGATGGCTCTATCCAAGGTTTCTTAGAAATTTTACGTTTGGCTTATGTTGGGCCAAACATTTTGTCAGCATCAAGCACGATGGATAAACTTTTGGCAAAACACGTTTTTGAAGCTGTTGGTGTGCCTCAAGTGCCTTATGTAGCGGCATTTGCTGACGAAAATCAGGCTGAAATTGCTGAAGAAGTCGTTGAAAAACTTGAATTTCCAGTTTTTGTTAAACCGGCAAATATGGGGTCAAGTGTTGGGATTTCGAAAGTTGATGATTTAACTGGGCTGGAACCTGCACTATTGGAAGCTTATAAATACGATAACCGTGTTGTTATTGAACAAGGAGTTGATGCGCGTGAGATTGAGTGTGCTGTTCTTGGTAATGGTGGTGAAGTTGCAGCGACTTTACCAGGTGAAGTAGTCAAAGATGTAGCTTTTTATGACTACAACTCTAAGTACATTGATAATAAAATTCAAATGGATATTCCGGCAAAAATTCCAGCAGATTTGGCACAAAAAATTCAAGATTTTGCAACACAAGCCTACAAAGCAGTGAACGGTGCTGGTTTGTCGCGTTGTGATTTCTTTGTGACCAAAAACGGCAATGTCTATCTCAATGAGATTAATGCTATTCCAGGATTTACTCAATGGTCAATGTATCCATTACTTTGGGAAAATATGGGCTTGAGCTATTCTGATTTGATTGAAAAATTGGTGGATTTGGCAAAATCAGCCTTTGAAATCAGAGAAGCACATCTTGCCTAA
- a CDS encoding peptide ABC transporter substrate-binding protein codes for MKTWKKVTLGTVALGSVAVLAACGNSDSSSSSKDIQWNLSSPIQTLDSSLATDTYSNIIIGNTNAGLTRVDKNGKAKPELAKSVDVSSDGLTYTFHLRDGLKWSNGDKLTAKDFVYSWQRAVDPATASEYGYLLGAIKNANDINSGKGDKSTLGVKATDDKTLVVTLAQPTPYFEYLTANGVYYPLNQKVVEKYGKQYGTSSEKMVYSGPYKFEKSKGWNGSNQTFSIVKNDDYWDKKDVKTKAIDFQVVQDVKTSFNLYKQGKIDQASIGDPDLFKANKDNKNVTSLHEATTAYIQYNQSGKNKALANKNIREAFNLATDRQQYVDTVTPASNPATGLTPAGMAQTNTGEDFAKYAAQPYKYDAAAAKAAWAKGLSEIGETNLTVTLTTDDSSASKDSATFLKQAWEKQLPGLTLNIKSVPFKQRLNDSTTGNFDMVISLWGGDYAEPSTFLDLFVKDGPNNNGKINNVTYDNAVKAAETTDALDPAKHYADYKAAEEALYNESNLNPLYFRTTPVLRNPNLKGVHFGSTGLMYDFKTAYLK; via the coding sequence ATGAAGACTTGGAAAAAGGTTACCTTAGGTACCGTTGCGCTTGGTTCAGTAGCCGTACTCGCGGCTTGTGGAAACAGTGACTCATCATCATCGTCAAAAGACATTCAATGGAATTTGTCATCACCAATTCAAACATTGGACTCATCATTGGCTACAGATACATACTCAAATATCATCATTGGTAATACTAATGCTGGTTTGACTCGTGTGGATAAAAATGGTAAAGCAAAACCAGAATTGGCAAAATCAGTGGATGTATCATCTGATGGCTTGACTTATACTTTCCACCTTCGTGATGGCTTGAAATGGTCAAATGGCGATAAATTGACAGCTAAAGATTTTGTTTACTCATGGCAACGTGCAGTTGACCCAGCGACAGCATCAGAATATGGTTACCTTCTTGGTGCAATTAAAAATGCGAATGATATTAACTCTGGTAAAGGGGACAAATCAACGCTTGGTGTTAAAGCAACAGATGATAAAACGCTTGTTGTAACACTTGCTCAACCAACACCGTACTTTGAATATTTGACTGCTAATGGTGTTTACTACCCACTCAACCAAAAAGTTGTTGAAAAATATGGTAAACAATATGGTACATCATCAGAAAAGATGGTTTACTCAGGTCCTTATAAATTTGAAAAATCAAAAGGCTGGAACGGTTCAAATCAAACTTTCTCAATCGTTAAAAATGATGACTACTGGGATAAAAAGGATGTGAAGACAAAAGCCATTGACTTCCAAGTTGTTCAAGATGTCAAGACTTCATTTAACCTTTACAAACAAGGTAAGATTGACCAAGCAAGTATTGGTGACCCAGACCTCTTCAAAGCGAATAAAGATAACAAAAATGTTACTTCACTACATGAAGCCACAACAGCTTATATCCAATATAACCAATCTGGAAAAAATAAAGCACTTGCTAACAAAAATATCCGTGAAGCTTTCAACCTTGCTACTGACCGTCAACAATATGTTGATACAGTAACACCAGCTTCTAATCCTGCTACAGGCTTGACACCAGCAGGAATGGCCCAAACCAACACTGGTGAAGACTTTGCAAAATATGCGGCTCAACCATACAAATACGATGCAGCAGCAGCGAAAGCGGCTTGGGCAAAAGGGTTGAGCGAAATCGGTGAAACAAACCTCACAGTGACGTTGACAACTGATGACAGCTCGGCCTCTAAGGACTCAGCAACTTTCCTTAAGCAAGCTTGGGAAAAACAACTTCCAGGTTTGACACTCAATATCAAGTCGGTACCATTCAAACAACGTTTGAATGACTCTACAACAGGTAACTTTGACATGGTCATCTCACTCTGGGGCGGTGACTACGCTGAACCTTCAACATTCCTTGATTTGTTTGTGAAAGATGGGCCAAACAATAACGGTAAAATCAATAACGTAACTTACGACAATGCCGTTAAAGCAGCAGAAACAACAGACGCCCTTGACCCTGCAAAACACTATGCAGATTATAAAGCGGCTGAAGAAGCGCTCTACAATGAATCAAACCTCAATCCGCTTTATTTCCGTACCACACCAGTTCTTCGCAATCCTAACCTCAAAGGGGTTCATTTCGGTTCAACTGGTTTGATGTACGATTTCAAAACGGCTTACCTCAAATAA
- a CDS encoding ABC transporter permease — protein sequence MVKYILKRLGLLLLTLFLIVTLTFFMMQVMPGTPFSNPKLTPDQLEILKHAYGLDKPLWQQYLIYIGHMFTGNFGTSFVYTNQPVITMIAQRLPVSMQLGVQALIVGTILGAFMGKASARRKNGWLDGIFGFVSVLGISVPSFVIGTLILLYLGFNLNLFPISGWGTFSQTVMPTLALSLAPMAVVTRFVRSEMIESLSSDYILLARAKGLSEKEVVNKHAVRNSLIPMLTLIGPMAANLLTGSVLIEKIFSIPGIGSQFVDSIPAKDFPVIMATTIVYAVILMLFILVTDILTAIVDPRVRL from the coding sequence ATGGTTAAATATATTCTTAAACGTTTGGGGCTGTTGCTTCTAACCTTATTCTTGATTGTGACATTGACTTTCTTTATGATGCAAGTCATGCCCGGAACACCTTTCTCCAATCCAAAATTAACGCCAGATCAGCTGGAAATTTTGAAACACGCTTATGGTCTTGATAAGCCACTCTGGCAACAATATCTTATCTATATCGGTCATATGTTTACGGGTAATTTCGGAACTTCATTTGTGTATACCAATCAACCTGTAATTACAATGATTGCCCAACGCCTCCCTGTTTCTATGCAGCTTGGTGTTCAAGCTTTAATTGTTGGTACAATCTTGGGAGCTTTCATGGGGAAAGCGTCTGCTCGTCGTAAAAATGGATGGCTTGATGGGATTTTTGGATTCGTATCAGTACTTGGGATTTCCGTGCCTTCATTTGTTATAGGTACTTTGATTCTTCTTTACCTCGGATTCAATTTGAATCTTTTCCCAATTTCAGGTTGGGGTACTTTCTCACAAACGGTAATGCCAACTTTGGCATTGTCATTGGCTCCAATGGCAGTAGTAACACGTTTTGTCCGTTCTGAAATGATTGAGTCGCTTTCTTCAGATTATATTCTTCTGGCGCGTGCTAAAGGATTGTCTGAAAAAGAAGTGGTTAACAAACACGCGGTACGTAATTCACTGATTCCAATGTTGACTTTGATTGGTCCAATGGCAGCGAATCTCTTGACAGGTTCGGTCTTGATTGAGAAAATTTTCTCAATTCCTGGGATTGGTTCTCAGTTTGTTGATTCTATTCCAGCGAAAGATTTCCCGGTCATTATGGCAACAACGATTGTTTATGCTGTAATCTTGATGCTTTTCATCTTAGTTACAGACATTTTGACGGCAATTGTCGATCCACGGGTTCGTTTATAG
- the recR gene encoding recombination mediator RecR → MYYPEPIAKLIESFSKLPGIGQKTATRLAFYTIGMDDQEVNEFAKNLLSAKRDLRFCTICGNLTENDPCAVCTDSTRDKSTILVVEESKDVLAMEKIREYRGLYHVLHGTISPMNGISPDEINVKSLITRLMDSEVTEIIIATNATSDGEATAMYLARMIKPAGIKVTRLARGLAVGSDIEYADEVTLSKAVENRLEI, encoded by the coding sequence ATGTATTATCCAGAACCTATTGCCAAGTTGATTGAGTCGTTTTCAAAATTGCCTGGAATTGGACAAAAAACGGCTACTCGACTGGCTTTTTATACGATTGGCATGGACGACCAAGAAGTCAATGAGTTTGCTAAAAATTTGTTGTCGGCAAAGCGAGATCTGCGTTTTTGCACGATTTGTGGCAATTTAACAGAAAATGATCCTTGTGCCGTGTGTACGGATTCAACACGGGATAAGTCAACCATTTTGGTTGTTGAAGAATCAAAAGATGTGCTTGCTATGGAGAAAATACGAGAATATCGTGGTCTTTATCATGTCTTGCACGGAACGATTAGTCCAATGAATGGCATTTCTCCAGATGAAATCAATGTTAAATCATTGATTACACGACTCATGGACTCAGAGGTGACAGAGATTATCATTGCGACAAATGCCACTTCTGATGGTGAAGCGACAGCAATGTACCTGGCACGGATGATTAAACCAGCAGGTATTAAGGTAACGAGATTAGCGCGGGGCTTAGCTGTTGGCTCAGATATTGAGTACGCTGATGAAGTTACATTGTCTAAGGCGGTAGAGAACCGGTTGGAAATTTAA
- a CDS encoding ABC transporter permease, protein MENINKDFTLVGSKGSDSTEKIAKPALSFFQDAWRRFKKNRVALVAMWVIVITLTFSVISAVVVPQSKANYFNPNKTQVYGNLPPKLSGDLPFWNGEFKAPGSSTRSNVYEEQGVEKGKNYIFGTDKYGRSLAKRTIVGLRISLIIALAAALIDLIIGVTYGIISGWMGGKVDLVMQRIIEIIQSVPNLVVVTMLALLLGQGISSIIIAIGLFAWTGMARQVRNMVLSYKERDFVLASKTLGQSTWKIAVKHLLPNVSGVIVVQIMFDIPSMIMYEAVLSAINLGVKPPTSSLGSLINDGIASLQFYPFQLIIPAIVLSVLSLTFIFFGDGLRDAFDPRASED, encoded by the coding sequence ATGGAAAATATAAATAAAGACTTCACCCTTGTTGGTTCAAAGGGTTCAGATTCAACAGAAAAAATTGCGAAACCAGCCTTGAGCTTTTTCCAAGATGCTTGGCGTCGTTTTAAGAAAAATAGAGTAGCACTTGTTGCAATGTGGGTTATTGTTATTACCTTAACTTTCTCTGTTATTTCGGCAGTGGTTGTTCCTCAATCTAAAGCGAATTATTTCAATCCAAACAAAACACAAGTATACGGTAATCTTCCGCCTAAGCTTTCAGGTGATTTGCCTTTCTGGAATGGTGAATTTAAAGCACCAGGTTCTAGCACACGCTCTAATGTTTATGAGGAACAAGGTGTTGAAAAGGGTAAAAACTATATCTTTGGTACGGATAAATACGGTCGCTCTTTGGCTAAACGAACGATCGTTGGTTTGCGTATTTCTTTGATTATTGCTTTGGCTGCCGCCTTGATTGACTTAATTATTGGGGTAACTTATGGGATTATTTCTGGCTGGATGGGCGGAAAAGTCGATCTGGTCATGCAACGGATTATTGAAATCATCCAATCAGTGCCAAACTTGGTTGTGGTTACGATGCTTGCTTTGCTTTTAGGACAAGGGATTTCATCAATCATCATTGCGATTGGTTTGTTTGCTTGGACAGGGATGGCAAGGCAGGTAAGGAATATGGTTCTTTCCTATAAAGAGCGTGATTTTGTCTTGGCTTCCAAAACATTGGGGCAATCCACATGGAAAATTGCTGTGAAACACTTGCTTCCAAATGTTTCTGGTGTTATTGTTGTTCAAATCATGTTTGATATTCCAAGTATGATTATGTATGAAGCTGTTTTGTCGGCGATTAACCTTGGGGTTAAGCCACCAACATCTTCTTTGGGATCATTGATTAATGATGGGATTGCAAGTTTGCAATTTTATCCTTTCCAATTAATTATTCCAGCTATTGTCTTGTCTGTGCTTTCATTAACATTCATCTTCTTTGGAGATGGTTTGCGTGATGCATTTGACCCTAGAGCAAGTGAGGATTAG
- a CDS encoding ABC transporter ATP-binding protein translates to MAERKKVIEIKNLDLTFNKGKKGANKAINNVSLEIFEGETFGLVGESGSGKTTIGRAILKLYDNFITGGEILFEGKDVRNLKGSELRDYRSEAQMIFQDPQASLNGRMRVKDIVAEGLDANGLVKNKAERDARVLELLRLVGLNDDHLTRYPHEFSGGQRQRIGIARALAVKPKFVVADEPISALDVSIQAQVVNLMKDIQAKENLTYLFIAHDLSMVKYISDRIGVMHWGKILEVGTSDEVYNHPIHPYTKSLLSSIPSPDPISERERTPIVYDPTAELDGQEREMREITPGHFVFSTEAEAEIYRKNVSL, encoded by the coding sequence ATGGCTGAACGTAAGAAAGTAATTGAAATTAAAAACCTTGATTTGACTTTTAATAAAGGCAAAAAAGGAGCGAATAAAGCAATCAACAATGTTTCTTTGGAGATTTTTGAGGGAGAAACGTTTGGGCTTGTTGGTGAGTCGGGGTCTGGTAAGACAACGATTGGTCGTGCTATCTTGAAACTTTATGATAACTTTATCACAGGAGGAGAAATTCTTTTTGAAGGTAAAGATGTTCGTAACTTAAAAGGTTCAGAATTGCGGGATTATCGTTCTGAAGCGCAAATGATTTTCCAAGATCCACAGGCTTCATTGAATGGCCGGATGCGTGTGAAAGATATTGTTGCTGAAGGGCTTGATGCCAATGGTTTGGTCAAAAATAAGGCTGAACGTGATGCGCGTGTTCTAGAGCTCTTGCGCTTGGTTGGTTTGAATGACGACCATTTGACGCGGTATCCTCATGAGTTTTCAGGTGGACAACGTCAACGGATTGGGATTGCGCGAGCTTTGGCTGTAAAACCGAAGTTTGTTGTGGCAGATGAACCGATTTCGGCTCTGGATGTTTCGATTCAGGCGCAGGTTGTCAACTTGATGAAAGATATTCAAGCTAAGGAAAATCTGACTTATTTGTTTATTGCTCACGATTTGTCAATGGTTAAGTATATTTCTGACCGAATTGGCGTGATGCACTGGGGGAAAATTTTAGAGGTTGGGACTTCTGATGAAGTTTATAATCATCCTATCCATCCTTATACAAAGAGCTTGCTGAGTTCTATTCCTTCTCCTGACCCAATTTCTGAGCGGGAACGGACACCTATTGTCTATGATCCAACGGCTGAATTGGATGGACAGGAACGTGAGATGCGCGAGATTACACCAGGGCATTTTGTATTTTCAACTGAAGCTGAAGCTGAAATTTACAGAAAAAATGTAAGTTTGTAA